acatctgctTGTGAGAAAGTGAAATGCAAAGTAGCCATATTCTGCTTCAGAGATatttggaactgccgatgctggagaatctgagataacaaggtgtggagctggatgaacacagcagaccaggcagcatcagaggagcagaaaagctgacgtttcaggtgtggaccctttttcagaaatgggggaggggaagggagttctgaaatgaatagaggcggggggaggcggatggaagatggatcaaggagcagataggtggagcggtACAGGAGCTCTCTTCTTAGTGAGAGACAACTCATCGCAATTTTAACCTGACGTGGGGAGAGAGTTTGAAAAGgtgaatccttcatggtaacgtcACAATGCAGAAATTGAGCCCACGCTGTTTGTTCACtcaccagccattcagccaactgagctaaccaaccagCTTTAAGAAAGCACCATTCACTTCAGAGCATTTTAGTAAAAACTTTTAAAATCCTGCGGAAATGTTGCTATTATTATCATTCAGCATCACAGCTGTCCAGGTACTTTTGACTAACTTTTCAGAAGTAGCAATTCGTGTTACAGATCCCCTCCACACCCCCTCCATAGATTTGTTGAAGGTATTAAATGGCATCCTTTTCTCTTTTCTTAAAAACTGAAGTCTTTTTATTTCGAACGGGATGATGTTGCACTGGAGAACTTTGCAAAGTATTTCCATGACCTGTCAGAACTGCTGCGTAAAAATGCTGAGGAGCTGATCAACTACCAGAAGCTCAGAGGAGGTCGAGTCCAGCTGGAGAATATTGAGGTGAGCTGGGCATTTCTATTTCTGTATGTCTTCGACTGTAATTTCTTTCCCAAGTACTTCCTGTGAGCACTTGCTTGGTGTACGCTCATGTGAGAAGTACTTTTAGGAAGTATTTAGTTGTGCATTTGTGACGCCAACGTGTATAAGGcccatgtgctggaaaatgggattggaccTATTGGGTTATTGGGTTTGACCAgcgcagactcgatggaccaaaggACCTTTATTTCCCTGTGCTGCAGATGCAGGctcagttgcaatgtttaaaagacatctggataagttcACAAtttggaaagatttggagggaaagcaaagcgtggagctggaggaacacagcaggccaggcagcgtcagaagaGTTGATGTTTTTTGTGTCAGGAACTGTCTTCACAAATGACCTGAaacgtctgatgctgcctggcctgctgtgttcctccagctctgcgctgtgttatctcagactccagcatcagcagttcttgcttcATCAAGGCTTGgatggatgtgggccaggagcaggcaggtgggaagaGTTTGAAATTGGtgcatggttagcatggacaatttggactgaagagtctgtttccatgctgtatgaatctatgacatgATGATtagatgctcacatcccataaatTCTCTCAGGACTCTGATAGGGCTTCTGCGCTATTCCAAAACTCTCCCAAGCAGCATGTGACACTGCTCTGACCACAACAGTGGAGGTAGTGTTGAAAAGGTAGGGTCGATGGAACTCCAGCTTGACGTGACTTTGGGTGTTGGGTTAGCATTTGGAGCCACTGAATGGACTCTAGCTGAAAATGAGGGGTGTCTTTGGTGGAGAGAGAGCTGATGGCAAGGGGACCAGGCAGTCAGAGGAGATCCACAAACCAATggaaataatgaggggcatagctaaagtgaatagcaaaaggtcttttcccgGCGGTGGTGGAGTTCAAAGCTCgatgacataggtttaaggtgagaggagaaagatgtaaaagggacctgaggggcaacttttcacacagagcggggtttgtatgtggaatgagctgccagaggaagtggtggatacaggtactgttataatatttaaaagctatttggataggtacgtggataagaaagatttagacggatatggaccaaaggcaggcaaatagggctagcttagtttgggaaacttggtgagCAAGGAGCCCGGGTTAATGCTCTGGGAGCAAGGGTTCAAATCCACTCTGGTTAAATTCCAATTCTACGAATTACTCCAAAATGAAAGCTTATCTTACTAATGGCGAGCACGAAGCTATCATTGAAGATAAAGACTCACTTGTTCATGCTGTtccttagggaaagaaatctgccatctttattcGCTCTGGATTCCATGTAACTCCATACCCATAATGTGATCAGACAGCAACAGGCTCAATGCCTAATCACCCTCTGAAAAGACCCAGTGAGaccctcagttcaagggcaattagggataggcaataaatgtgggTTTTGCGATCgatgcccacatctcaggaattcatttaaaaaataatcagcTTCAGGCATTCTGCTGATATCATTCCACAATTTTGACATTGTATCTGCGTgtgttccctccgggtgctccagtttcctcccacagtccaaagacgtgcaggttagggtggactggccatgctaacttgtccgtagtgtccagggatgtgcaggttaggtgggttagccatgggaaatgcaaggttacagggatagcgtaggaggctgaggctgagtctgggtgggatgctcttcggagggccagtgtggactcaatgggctgaatggcctgcttccacaatgtagagattctatgattctaagcccCCTTTCTCCTTTTTGTCCTCTGTCCTTTCATGCCTAAATGTACTGAGTACCactgtgagggagctggattaatGTCAGAGATACCATCAGTAACACAGGGAGCTGGCTGGGAGGGTTTCACTGAGAAACAGTGTGAGGGAGTTAAATTAATATCACATtatagtgactacatttcaaaggtACTCAATTGCCTTTGAAGCATTTTGACACTCTCAGAGATTATGAAAAGTAGCTTTTAAATGCAAGCATTTTTAAAACAGCAGATAGAGTTGTTAACCAAAAGTTAtttcctttcttcttcctctttcccctttatttctcttttttgaaTCTAAGTTCACTATCTAGgaactttgtacctaagatggtgccattggGTGACATTGTGATACTTTTCACTGCacccctgtacttgagtacgtcACAATGAGGGATATTCTGTTCTACTCTGTTTCCAGGACCATCCACTGATACTTCCGCTGGCTCTTACACTTATGTTAACAAATGCCTACTGTCACATGTGGTTCATTGGGAGCCTAAATTGAGCAATTAACATGTCAGGTGCCAGAACAGAAGCTGAATTATAGCCACTACAGTTCATCACGCGATCTCATCGCTGGCAATCATGTGGAATATGTCCATGAACTTTAACCTTTATCTGCTTCAGTTGCCAAATaaatggtagccatgatgtgattgtgccagtattggactggggtggacaaagtcagacatcgcatgacaccaggttatagcccaacaggtttatttgaaatcacaagctttctgagcactgctccttcgtcaggtgaagtggagggatatgcacaggcacagaatttataggcggAGAGATAATTGGcagtcaacactccactcacatcatTTGTATTATCTTTTGACATTCTTAATTACCTGCAATTATCTTGCAATTATCTCTCCGCCTACAAATTCTGTACCTGTGTGCTACCctccacttcatctgatgaacGCGCAGCactgcgaaagcttgtgatttcaaataaacctattagactataacttggtgttgtgtgactttctatctgaaacaaacgcagagTGTGAGAGTATTTGGTGAACATTATAAGTGCTTTGCTTCTTTGGTTGTGTAAGCCTGCATGAGTAGCACATTTTATCTGTTATGTGAATGAAGGCAGGGTGTTTTCTACCAAAAGCAGTGTTTGAGGCTTGTCAGCAATTTCTAAGAAGCAACATTGCCCGAGACCTCTGAGCAATGCCCATTAGGGAAGAATATCTGTCAACCTTACCTGGGtcgggcctacacgtgactcaggacccacagcaatgtggttgattgttaACTGCATCCCTGAAATGACCAAGAGAGCCACGCAGTCCGGGGGCATGTGGGGATGGGCATCAAATAGCAGCCTTGCCAGTGGCACCCACGATGCCTATGTGTGAGTTTAAAATTGCCTGGTGTGGTGCAGTTCACAGTAGCTACCACTAGATGGCAATAGACCATTGATTTTTCATAGGCGACCCTCGATGTTATCCATCCCAAAACAGTAACAAGGCTCTTGTCATGGAATGGTAGTGCCCCGTCCTCTGAGACAGGTGGCCTAACTTCAAGTCCCTGAGGCATGTTATAATATTGCTGCTTAGATCAGAAAACTTTCTTTTTTGGAAGTGTGGGTACTGACGCAGTATAGCAGAGGCAGTGGCacaatttctgcacagcaagatcccaccccGTGCCATGAGCTAGCCAGCGGATCATCTGTGTGAGGTGTTGCTAAACGCCAACATGAATCTTTTGCATTTACGTAACGCCCTTCGCAGCCCAAATGTATAAAGTGGTTTCCCAAAGTGTCAACAGTTGTTGTCACATGGAAAGAaaagcagcagccaatttgctcacagcaaactcccacaaccAGCAATGATCAGGTAAACGTGAGATCTTTCTGAATTATGTATTCCCTAAATCACACCATGTTTCAACTGCCCATCACCCCGTGCTTGCTGACCTTGTCCACAACTCCCtttgatttcaaaattctcaaGATTTGTCCTCAAAGCCCTCCATAGTCTCACTTCTCCCCTATCTCCGTAATCTGCTCCAACTTCGCAAAGTTTAGGGGAAGGCAATGACCTCATGGTGTTATCgctagaccattaatccagagacccagataacattcagAGGACCCAAGTTcgaaccccaccatggcagatggtggaatttgcattcaataaaaatacctggaattaagaatctgatgacgaccacaaatccattgtcagaaaaacccatctcgttgactaatgtcctttagggagggaaactgccatccttacctggtctggcctacatgtgactccaggcccatagcaatgtgtttgaccGTAATTGCCCtttgggtaattagagatgggcaataaatgctcagtgatgccctcatcccatgaatgaataaagaaaaaaaagaattcAAACGAGGATTCCTGGAATATTCCTTGAATCTCAGAattaatagtccaatgataaCACTGCTAGACCATTTCCTTGCCAAACCTATAAATGCTAACAGGACTAGGCAGGGTAAACACAGGGaggaaaacaggaacaaaaacagaagttgctagaaaagctcagctggtctggcaacatctgtgacggaaaaaaacagagttaacgtttcaggtccagtgacccttcctcagaacacaagaAGGATGGtcctgatgactggagagtgcAGAACCAGAagatcacagtctcaggatacaaagcaggccatttaggactgagatgaggagacatatcttcacccagagagtgggagacctgggaattctctgccacagaaaacagctGATGTCAAAGTgttgaatgttttccagaagaagttagatatagttcttatgcctaaaggaatcaaagagaatggggagaaagcaggaacaggggtaTGAGTTGGGTGAACAGCATGATCACGTTGATCAtgcggatggcctactcctgctcctagtttctgtgTTTCTAGCGGATTATAAAAGAAATTTAAACTGTGGAGCACATTGCTAATGTTACAAAATCTTCCAAGATGCTTTGCAGATGTATTATGAAATGATACATGACACTCCGTCTCCTCGGGAGATACCAGCTCAGGTTTTGGTTAAAGAAGTAGGCTTTAAACACTGGTTTCGGGGTGGAAATTGAGATAAGGAGGTGGAGAGGTTTGGGAAGGGTATTCCAGAACTTAGCACGAAGGGCACAGCCAACTGTGTTTGTCAGTGATTCACATCAGGGGTGCTCAAGATGTCAGAACGACAGGAGGCAGACATCTTGAAATTTTGCGAGACTGGGGAGCACGACCacggagagatttgaaaacaagagcaagaattttgaacagtaaaggaattatgggttacggtgagtgggcgggtaagtggagctgagtctcctATTGATCAGCCATGAAAATATTAAATGGTGGGACAGGCgggaggggccggatggcctactcctgctcctagttcttatgttcttactcATTTTAGAGCCGAGGCAGCTTTTATTTGTCAAGCCATTAGAAGACGCCAGTTTAGCCAACTGAGAAACCTtccacttcaattttttttaaacatttattcacaAGGTGCAGGACAATGAaatgcccatccctgattgcccacaGGTCAGTTAGgaataaaccacattgctgtgggtctggagtcacatgtaggccagaccaggtaaggattacagtttccttccctaaaggacattggtgaacctgatgggtttttcctgacaatcgattcatggcCCTCATTAGACTCTTTATAGCagatcttttattgaattcaaatcccaccccgTGCCATGGCAGCAGCACAAGGGGAAACAGCTCCAGAGCATCACTCAGGCAGTCAGCGCGAGCCGGCAGAATGAGCTGTAATaggcaggagcaggcagcctgaggtgggggggcgggcgaCAGAGTGCCCGGAGTGAAGCAGGAGCTGCGTCCCGGAGCGATAGAGGAGCTGAGGTATGAATCCTGATATGGCACGGCTTATCTTGTTGCTGCTGAGTGCCGGTGAGGAACGGACTGGAGGCTGGAGCAATGCGGGACAATTGCTGGTCTTTGGCCTGGCACCACTTGCTGAGCTGCTGTTGTTGGACTGTAATTTAAAACCTTTTCACCTTGTTGGAACTACCTCTGTAGGTAACACTTATGCTTTCCTTCTATCCTCATTGAGTGGAGCCACCTTATTTTAACTCTGTAAGATTTGTGCCTAGGTACTGGTGTGTAAAATGGCACCCTTAAAAGGCCACCgttgtaaaagcttttcactgtactcctctaCTTCTGGATTTTTCTTATCTGCCTGTTTCGTGCTGTCCTTACAAACGTCAAGGCccttctcactggtgaatactgaagccaagtattcattaaggacctcctctgactccacaaacAAGTTCCCtccgctatccctgattggccctaccctcactctggccatcctcttgttcctcacagaAGCATAGAACACCTTGGGGATTTCCTTGATCCTAGCCGCCAAGATTTTcccatacccccttctagctctccaaagtccattcttcagttccttcctggctaccttgtagacctccaGAGCcatgtccaatccttgcttcctcaaccttaagtgatcttccttcttcctcttgagtAGGTATTACATGTGTCTGGTCATCCAAGGTctcttcaccttaccatccttttcTTGCCTCAGTGGAACAAACCTGTCCAGTACGACAAACCTAACCAGTACTGTAGCAACTGATCCCTAatcaacctccacatttctattgtgcatttccctgagaacatccgatcccaattggtgctctatagttcttgcctaatagcattctaattccccctccccctattaaatactttcccatacctcCATGCAATAAAAGAATATCTAATTCTACTGCAGACAGGATCACACTGATAGGGGATTTGGTTTTTaacttattgttgtcacatgcaccgagatagagtgaaaagtgttgttttgcgtgctacacaggtagatcataccatacaaagtccATTAAGGTAGCAGAACATAGTGCAGGAAACAGTGTCACAACCACAGAGAAGCTGCAAAGagagagaaattaaaattaacatttgagaggtcctttcgaaagtctgataacagcggggaagaagctgttcttgaatctgttcatacatgtattcaaacttttatatcttacAGAAGAGGGTGGcggagagtataaccagggtggggaggggtctttgattatgttggttgctttcccgaggcagtgggaagtttagatggagtcaatggatggaaggttggcttgggtgatggactgggctgtgttctgCCCATAACTCTCCGTAGTGTCTTGCAGTCTTGgacaaagcagttgccataccaagccgcGATGCATCTGGGCTGCGATGGTTAGACAGAGATCTCAGTTTGACTCTTTTCTTGGCACAGAAACCAGAAAGGCGAGAATGGACAAATGGGCTGGATGCTGTTCAGTTTGCACTCGATCTGCAGAAAAGTATCAACAAGTCTCTCCTTGAACTTCATCACCTGGCCTCCAATAAACATGATCCTCAGGTACCTATGGGGTGTTGTCCCTGCCGCAGGGCACTCTGCTACAGAGCTATAGATCAGGgccacacagtggctcagtgattagcactgcagcttcacagcaccagggacttgggttcgattccaccctcaggcgactgtctgtgtggagtttgcgcattcttcccatgtctgcgtgcgtttcctccgggtgttgtaatttcttcccacagtccaatgatgtgcaggtgagggcagattggctatgttaaattgtccattgcGTCCAGGGGTGcacaggctaagtgggttagcctgTGGGACTGGATTCTCTTCAGACTAAATGGCCTGcctgccacactgtagggcttctatgctGCTGTTGTCCCCCATCACCCACTGAGTGTGGAATGTGGATGACCATCACCTGACAGCCTCTTTCATGGACAACAATGCTTTACTTGCTTGCCTGTGCCAAATGGATCCCATCCCTGTTCGACGCTGACCCCTCGTGTACActttaactctttcttgaaaagcccaaagaaccgcggatgctttgaatcagaaacaaagacagaagttgctggaaaagctcagcaggtccggcagcatctgtggagagaaatcagagttaaggttgagtgacccttctttagagcaGAACTCTTTCtcgctcactctctgtctctctctctctgtctctctctctctctctctctctctctctctctctctctctctccgctgatgctgctAAATCctcagtttcagatttccaacatccacggATCTTAGATTCCGTGACTGGTAGTGACCAAACTCAATACATTTTTGATCGAATGGGGTAACTGACTGAGCTGCTGAGTTATTTCacatttgggttttttttttcgcTCTCCTAGATGTGTAACTTCCTCGAGTCCAACTTCTTGAACAGCAACGTAGAAATCATGAAAAAGCTGGGAGATCATGTCACAAGCCTCAAGAAGTTGACTGTGGGCCAGACAAGTGGAATGGGCGAGTACCTCTTTTATAAACACACCCTCGGGTAAAAGGACCTGACTGTGGGAATGTCAAGTCTCTCCCTTTATAACCCCCACCTCTCCTGGGCAGAGCTGAAATCCAAAGCGTTTTATGCTGCTTGGTGAAGCAATGAAAATTGGAAGGAAGTCTTTGTTCATGGAGTGACATTGTCGATATTATGTAATAAATAATTCTAATTGAAAAGGATCACAAATTTCATCTCTGTTTCACTTTCAGATCTGTTGCCTCTCTCACAGCTCCATacagcatagaatccctacagcgtggaagcaggttatttggcccatcaggtccagaCTGACATTTTGAAGATCATCTCACTCAGAAccaccccatccctataaccctgcacttcccattggctaacccacctagtctacacatccttggacactgcaGGATAATTTCACACAGCCTAACCCCTAACctgagcatctttggactgtgggaggaaactggaggacccagaTTGTGCAAAGTTCACACAGACAGGTCACCCACATGTGGGATCGAGCTAGGGACCCTGGTgttttgaggcagcagtgttaacaacGAAACCACCTTGCCACACTCTGCTgtcagcctttcctcagaaatcagaagtcacacaacaccaggtcatagtccaaaaggtttatttgtaatcacaagGTTTTGGAGCGATGCTCCTTTGTCAGCTGAAGATGTCACTTCACCCAATAAAGGAGCAACACTGTGAAAgattgcgttttcaaataaacctgttggactataacctgatgttgtgtgactcctgactgcgtccactccagtccaacc
This is a stretch of genomic DNA from Stegostoma tigrinum isolate sSteTig4 chromosome 38, sSteTig4.hap1, whole genome shotgun sequence. It encodes these proteins:
- the LOC125446981 gene encoding ferritin, lower subunit-like codes for the protein MQAQVRQSFHPDSEAAINKLISIKYYTSYVYLAMSFYFERDDVALENFAKYFHDLSELLRKNAEELINYQKLRGGRVQLENIEKPERREWTNGLDAVQFALDLQKSINKSLLELHHLASNKHDPQMCNFLESNFLNSNVEIMKKLGDHVTSLKKLTVGQTSGMGEYLFYKHTLG